The Halogranum gelatinilyticum genome includes a window with the following:
- a CDS encoding pyridoxamine 5'-phosphate oxidase family protein has product MEDTRSVTMSDEERDEFLGAGGTGVASFPQADGEAPYSLPVSYGYDPETGGFYFRLAFGPDTSKGDVVTDRTPITFVTHEQTDTGWRSVVVTGKLHEVTEAAINSEVVTAIRRIHIPLVDVFDRNPRELEFRFFHLDPEEVHGKKEARTEADGGK; this is encoded by the coding sequence ATGGAAGACACTCGGTCGGTCACGATGAGCGACGAAGAGCGCGACGAGTTCCTCGGCGCGGGTGGGACGGGTGTCGCCTCGTTCCCCCAAGCGGACGGCGAGGCTCCCTACTCCCTCCCGGTCTCCTACGGCTACGACCCCGAGACGGGAGGGTTCTACTTCCGGCTCGCGTTCGGTCCCGACACGTCGAAAGGCGACGTCGTCACCGACCGAACCCCGATCACGTTCGTCACCCACGAGCAGACCGACACGGGCTGGCGCAGCGTCGTCGTCACCGGAAAGCTCCACGAGGTGACCGAGGCGGCGATCAACTCCGAGGTGGTCACGGCTATCCGCCGCATCCACATCCCGCTCGTGGACGTCTTCGACCGCAATCCCCGCGAACTGGAGTTCCGCTTCTTCCACCTCGACCCCGAGGAGGTCCACGGCAAGAAAGAGGCCCGCACCGAAGCCGACGGCGGGAAGTAG
- a CDS encoding amino acid ABC transporter ATP-binding protein — MSDSLLRVDEVSKWYGDEKVLTDVSFDMDRGDVTVLIGPSGSGKSTMLRCVNRLTEAQEGDIYLDGECVTDPEMDVNRLRREVGMVFQDFNLFAHLTALENVALGPQRVLGLSKDEARARAREQLEQVGLADQLDSYPAELSGGQQQRVGIARALAMEPKLLLFDEPTSALDPELVGEVLTVMRDLVDEGMTMLVVTHEMSFARSVASNMLFLDKGQVVERGPPEQLFDAPEHDRTKAFLRRLTETES, encoded by the coding sequence ATGAGTGATTCACTACTCCGCGTCGACGAGGTGTCGAAGTGGTACGGCGACGAGAAGGTACTGACCGACGTGAGCTTCGACATGGACCGCGGCGACGTGACCGTCCTCATCGGTCCCAGCGGCTCGGGCAAGTCGACGATGCTGCGGTGTGTCAACCGGCTCACCGAGGCCCAAGAGGGCGACATCTACCTCGACGGCGAGTGCGTGACGGACCCCGAGATGGACGTCAACCGCCTCCGCCGTGAGGTCGGGATGGTCTTTCAGGACTTCAACCTCTTTGCGCATCTCACCGCGCTGGAGAACGTCGCACTCGGCCCGCAGCGCGTCCTCGGCCTGAGCAAGGACGAGGCTCGCGCTCGCGCTCGTGAACAGCTCGAACAGGTCGGACTGGCCGACCAACTCGACTCCTACCCCGCCGAACTCTCCGGCGGCCAACAGCAGCGCGTCGGCATCGCCCGCGCGCTGGCGATGGAGCCGAAGCTCCTGCTCTTCGACGAGCCGACGAGCGCGCTCGACCCAGAACTGGTCGGCGAGGTGCTGACGGTCATGCGCGACCTCGTCGACGAGGGCATGACGATGCTCGTCGTCACCCACGAGATGAGCTTCGCGCGCTCCGTCGCGTCGAACATGCTCTTTCTCGACAAGGGGCAAGTCGTCGAGCGCGGCCCGCCCGAACAGCTGTTCGACGCGCCCGAACACGACCGCACCAAGGCGTTCCTGCGCCGCCTCACGGAAACCGAGTCATGA
- a CDS encoding replication factor C large subunit: protein MDWTEKYRPTTLSEVRGNDKARDAFAKWGRSWDDHRKAVILHGSPGIGKTSAAHALANDMGWDTVELNASDKRTGDVIERFAGRAAMNATLAGSSNKTGDAETDKKQNRQLVILDEADNIHGNYDRGGASAITKLVKKSEQPIVLIANEFYDMSRGLRNACKDIEFRDVSARSIVPVLRDICRREGLEYDSDALQQIAESNGGDLRGAVNDLQAAAEGEEKVTLETIATGSRDQSMGIFEFLDAVLKEQDPQEALQSSYAVDETPDDITKWIEGNITKVYEGEELARAYEFLANADRWLGRVRASQNYSYWRYAGDNAAAGVAAARDGTKGGWTRFGRPQFWAGSNKTADYVAQKIAEESGVSMGTARRDVIPFLAAMTHHCKPRELTVAMAAAYDLDESHVSFITGSGETTNKVESIVEDAQELRAERMEEHSGSAFEGAVRSEEDETDEADGSEDDDGQATLTGGAGGDADAADADTDADDEPEKDDSQSGLNDFF, encoded by the coding sequence ATGGATTGGACCGAGAAGTATCGCCCCACGACGCTCTCCGAGGTCCGGGGCAACGACAAGGCCCGCGACGCCTTCGCGAAGTGGGGCCGGTCGTGGGACGACCACCGGAAGGCCGTCATCCTCCACGGCAGTCCGGGCATCGGCAAGACCTCCGCAGCCCACGCGCTCGCCAACGACATGGGTTGGGACACGGTGGAGTTGAACGCCTCCGACAAACGCACGGGCGACGTCATCGAGCGGTTCGCCGGGCGGGCTGCGATGAACGCCACGCTCGCCGGGTCGTCGAACAAGACGGGCGACGCCGAGACGGACAAAAAGCAGAACCGCCAGCTCGTCATCCTCGACGAGGCCGACAACATCCACGGCAACTACGACCGCGGCGGAGCCTCGGCCATCACGAAACTGGTCAAGAAGTCCGAACAGCCCATCGTCCTCATCGCCAACGAGTTCTACGACATGAGCCGCGGGCTGCGCAACGCCTGCAAGGACATCGAGTTCCGCGACGTCTCCGCGCGCTCTATTGTGCCTGTCCTCCGCGACATCTGTCGCCGTGAGGGGCTTGAGTACGACTCGGATGCCCTCCAGCAGATCGCCGAGTCCAACGGCGGCGACCTGCGCGGCGCGGTCAACGACCTCCAGGCGGCCGCCGAGGGAGAGGAGAAGGTCACGCTGGAGACCATCGCCACCGGCTCGCGCGACCAGAGCATGGGCATCTTCGAGTTCCTCGACGCCGTGTTGAAGGAACAAGACCCCCAGGAGGCGTTGCAGTCCTCCTACGCAGTCGACGAGACGCCGGACGACATCACGAAGTGGATCGAGGGCAACATCACGAAGGTCTACGAGGGCGAAGAACTGGCCCGCGCCTACGAGTTCCTCGCGAACGCCGACCGGTGGCTGGGTCGCGTCCGCGCCTCGCAGAACTACTCCTACTGGCGTTACGCCGGTGACAACGCCGCCGCCGGAGTGGCCGCTGCCCGCGACGGGACCAAGGGTGGCTGGACGCGCTTCGGCCGCCCGCAGTTCTGGGCCGGCTCGAACAAGACCGCCGACTACGTGGCACAGAAAATCGCCGAGGAGAGCGGCGTCAGCATGGGTACGGCCCGCCGGGACGTCATCCCGTTCCTCGCGGCGATGACGCACCACTGCAAGCCCCGCGAGCTGACGGTCGCGATGGCCGCCGCCTACGATCTCGACGAGAGCCACGTCTCGTTTATCACCGGCAGCGGCGAGACGACGAACAAGGTCGAGTCTATCGTCGAAGACGCCCAGGAACTCCGCGCCGAGCGGATGGAGGAGCATTCGGGGAGCGCGTTCGAGGGTGCGGTGCGCTCGGAGGAGGACGAAACGGACGAAGCCGACGGTAGCGAGGACGACGACGGACAGGCGACGCTGACCGGCGGTGCAGGTGGCGATGCGGACGCCGCCGACGCCGACACCGACGCTGACGACGAACCCGAGAAAGACGACAGCCAGTCCGGGCTGAACGACTTCTTCTAA
- a CDS encoding amino acid ABC transporter permease, whose protein sequence is MSQPTVDRGTESTSFLGGRSVGRVAMLVGGVVFWSWLVLRWVNDWTGGLLVPADQPFVDPATLEALGAGVPLVGGVFDAAAFATTYLPNLASGLWLTVVLTVTSLLLGLVIAVPLSVARVYGTWTSYASLFYTELVRGTPLLAQLFVLYYGMDLAGYVPGFAEGVFANPAVWVAIVGFTLNGAAYQAEYIRAALESVDTGQLTAGRAIGLSKLEAIRFVVLPQALRYAIPSWSNEFIYLIKYSSLAAFITVPELFQRSNAIASENFRYTAVFTLTGLLYLALVLSASGLMNRVEDRTAIPGVGSGSGRKQ, encoded by the coding sequence ATGAGTCAGCCGACAGTCGACCGTGGTACCGAGTCGACGTCGTTCCTCGGCGGCCGCTCCGTCGGCCGCGTCGCCATGCTCGTCGGCGGCGTGGTCTTCTGGAGCTGGCTCGTCCTCCGCTGGGTCAACGACTGGACCGGCGGTCTCCTCGTCCCCGCCGACCAGCCGTTCGTCGACCCGGCGACGCTGGAAGCGTTGGGTGCCGGGGTCCCGCTCGTCGGCGGCGTCTTCGACGCGGCCGCGTTCGCGACGACCTACCTCCCGAACCTCGCGTCGGGACTGTGGCTGACGGTCGTCCTGACCGTCACGAGCCTCCTGCTCGGACTCGTCATCGCGGTCCCGCTCAGCGTCGCCCGCGTCTACGGGACGTGGACCTCCTACGCCTCGCTGTTCTACACGGAACTGGTCCGCGGGACGCCGCTGCTCGCCCAGCTGTTCGTGCTCTATTACGGGATGGACCTCGCGGGCTACGTCCCCGGCTTCGCCGAGGGCGTCTTCGCGAACCCGGCCGTCTGGGTCGCCATCGTCGGCTTCACGCTCAACGGGGCGGCCTACCAGGCGGAGTATATCCGTGCGGCACTGGAGAGCGTCGACACCGGCCAGCTCACCGCCGGCCGCGCCATCGGACTCTCGAAGCTCGAAGCCATCCGCTTCGTCGTCCTGCCGCAGGCACTGCGCTACGCGATTCCGAGCTGGTCGAACGAGTTCATCTATCTCATCAAGTACTCGTCGCTCGCGGCATTCATCACCGTCCCCGAGCTGTTCCAGCGGTCGAACGCCATCGCCTCGGAGAACTTCCGGTATACCGCGGTCTTCACGCTGACCGGCCTGCTCTATCTCGCGCTCGTCCTCTCGGCGTCGGGGCTGATGAACCGCGTCGAGGACCGGACGGCGATTCCGGGCGTCGGCAGCGGCTCCGGGCGGAAACAGTAG
- a CDS encoding zinc-dependent alcohol dehydrogenase family protein codes for MRAAVLQEYGEPLAIEAVDRPEPEPHGVVVDVEACGVCRSDWHAWMGHGEWANDQAPLGQILGHEPAGRVVSVGDEVREVTEGDRVALPFNLGDGTCPHCRNGHGNVCPNGRALGFQSAAPGAFAEEVHLPWADYNAMPLPEGVSARDVAALGCRFMTAFHALAHRADLGGGDWLAVHGCGGVGLSAIHIGNALGARVVAVDIDDGKLARATELGADEVVNAGETERVPKEIKIRTDGGAHVSVDALGIAETCRNSVVCLRRRGEHVQLGLTTDAEKGEISLPTDRMAHMELSFHGSRGMPPTRYDELFGLMQTGDVDPGKLVSKEVALSDVSERLAAMTNYETDGVEVVTDFEN; via the coding sequence ATGCGCGCCGCAGTCCTACAGGAGTACGGCGAACCGCTCGCAATCGAGGCCGTCGACCGGCCGGAGCCGGAACCACACGGCGTCGTCGTCGACGTCGAGGCCTGCGGGGTCTGTCGGAGCGACTGGCACGCCTGGATGGGCCACGGCGAGTGGGCGAACGACCAGGCCCCGCTGGGGCAGATTCTCGGCCACGAACCCGCGGGGCGGGTCGTGAGCGTCGGCGACGAGGTTCGCGAAGTCACCGAGGGCGACCGTGTCGCTCTGCCGTTCAACCTCGGCGACGGGACCTGTCCGCACTGTCGCAACGGCCACGGCAACGTCTGTCCGAACGGCCGAGCACTGGGCTTCCAGTCGGCCGCCCCCGGCGCGTTCGCCGAGGAGGTCCACCTCCCGTGGGCCGACTACAACGCGATGCCGCTGCCCGAGGGCGTGAGTGCCCGCGACGTGGCTGCACTCGGCTGTCGGTTCATGACGGCATTCCACGCGCTGGCGCACCGCGCCGACCTCGGTGGCGGCGACTGGCTCGCGGTCCACGGCTGCGGCGGCGTCGGTCTCTCGGCGATTCACATCGGCAACGCACTCGGCGCGCGCGTCGTCGCCGTCGACATCGACGACGGAAAACTGGCGCGAGCGACGGAGTTGGGTGCAGACGAGGTCGTGAACGCTGGCGAGACCGAGCGCGTCCCCAAGGAGATCAAGATCCGCACCGACGGCGGCGCGCACGTCTCGGTCGACGCGCTGGGTATCGCCGAGACCTGTCGCAACTCGGTGGTCTGTCTCCGCCGACGCGGCGAACACGTCCAGTTGGGGCTGACGACGGACGCCGAAAAGGGTGAGATTTCGCTGCCGACCGACCGGATGGCCCACATGGAACTGAGCTTCCACGGGTCGCGCGGGATGCCGCCGACGCGGTACGACGAACTCTTTGGGCTCATGCAGACCGGCGACGTCGACCCTGGCAAGCTGGTGAGCAAGGAAGTCGCGCTCTCGGACGTCTCAGAGAGACTCGCGGCGATGACGAACTACGAGACGGACGGGGTCGAAGTCGTGACCGACTTCGAAAACTGA
- the gpmI gene encoding 2,3-bisphosphoglycerate-independent phosphoglycerate mutase — protein sequence MKAALVILDGWGLGDHDRRDAVKAADTPNFDRFAEAGAFGQLDVSGRRVGLPDGQMGNSEVGHINIGSGRVVMQAYTRINDAISRSRGDLGMDEGDASDGAFFANEAITSAFDYAEENDGRVHFMGLVSDGGVHSDQEHLHALIEHAADRGVEAVTHAFTDGRDTDPHGGEDYLAELEGVVSDYGTGDVATVSGRYYAMDRDQNWERTKRAYDAIVEREAEFEAASAVDAVQESYDRGETDEFVESTTVEGGPALDDGDAVVFFNFRSDRARQLCRMLTNTRPDWDYDLEPPEIELVTMTQYDKTFDFPVAFPPNQPEDTLGEVVSEHGMTQLRLAESEKYAHVTYFLNGGREVEFDGEMRHIVQSPDVPTYDETPAMSSVELTDTAIESIERDDPDLLVLNYANPDMVGHTGDFDAAVAAVEAVDEQLGRLVAAIGAAGGHVLITADHGNADDMGTPEQPHTAHTYNPVPLVYLTPEGDDGGRTLRSGGSLCDLAPSLLELMEIEKPAAMTGESLLE from the coding sequence ATGAAAGCTGCCCTCGTCATCCTCGACGGCTGGGGACTCGGAGACCACGACCGACGTGACGCCGTGAAAGCCGCCGACACGCCCAACTTCGACCGCTTCGCCGAGGCGGGCGCGTTCGGCCAACTGGACGTCTCGGGCCGCCGCGTCGGCCTTCCGGACGGCCAGATGGGAAACAGCGAGGTCGGCCACATCAACATCGGCTCGGGCCGCGTCGTCATGCAGGCCTACACCCGCATCAACGACGCCATCTCCCGCTCGCGCGGCGACCTCGGGATGGACGAGGGCGACGCCTCCGACGGCGCGTTCTTCGCGAATGAGGCCATCACCTCCGCGTTCGACTACGCCGAGGAAAACGACGGCCGCGTGCACTTCATGGGGCTCGTCTCCGACGGCGGCGTCCACTCCGACCAGGAACATCTCCACGCGCTCATCGAACACGCCGCCGACCGCGGCGTCGAGGCCGTCACCCACGCCTTCACCGACGGCCGCGACACCGACCCCCACGGCGGCGAGGACTATCTCGCGGAACTGGAGGGCGTCGTCTCCGACTACGGGACGGGCGACGTCGCCACCGTCTCGGGGCGCTACTACGCGATGGACCGCGACCAGAACTGGGAGCGCACGAAGCGCGCCTACGACGCCATCGTCGAGCGGGAGGCCGAGTTCGAGGCCGCCTCCGCCGTCGACGCCGTCCAGGAGTCCTACGACCGCGGCGAGACCGACGAGTTCGTCGAGTCCACCACCGTCGAGGGCGGTCCCGCACTCGACGACGGCGACGCCGTCGTCTTCTTCAACTTCCGCTCGGACCGCGCCCGTCAGCTTTGTCGGATGCTGACGAACACGCGCCCGGACTGGGACTACGACCTCGAACCGCCCGAGATCGAGCTGGTCACGATGACCCAGTACGACAAGACGTTCGACTTCCCGGTCGCCTTCCCGCCGAACCAGCCCGAGGACACCCTCGGCGAGGTCGTCTCAGAACACGGGATGACCCAGTTGCGACTCGCCGAGTCGGAGAAGTACGCCCACGTCACTTACTTCCTCAACGGCGGCCGCGAGGTCGAGTTCGACGGCGAGATGCGTCACATCGTCCAGTCGCCGGACGTGCCGACCTACGACGAGACGCCCGCGATGAGTTCGGTGGAGCTGACCGACACCGCCATCGAGAGCATCGAGCGCGACGACCCTGACCTCCTCGTGCTCAACTACGCCAACCCGGACATGGTGGGCCACACGGGCGATTTTGATGCTGCTGTCGCCGCCGTCGAAGCCGTCGACGAACAGCTCGGCCGACTCGTCGCCGCGATTGGGGCGGCGGGCGGCCACGTCCTCATCACCGCCGACCACGGCAACGCCGACGACATGGGGACGCCCGAACAGCCCCACACCGCCCACACCTACAACCCGGTTCCGCTCGTCTACCTCACGCCCGAAGGCGACGACGGCGGCCGGACGCTCCGCTCGGGTGGGTCGCTCTGTGACCTCGCGCCGAGCCTGCTGGAACTGATGGAGATAGAGAAGCCCGCCGCGATGACGGGCGAGTCGCTCTTGGAGTAG
- a CDS encoding bile acid:sodium symporter family protein codes for MRVSSVVDDYLLLWILLSVGVGLAVPDVAIVTRASTPILAVMVGSISLTLTVDEFRSVDRSALGVVLVGHVAMPFLGFGIARLLGLSPALTAGFVLLGAVTPELVTPTMTELAGGDTALASTALVVGGLGSTVFVPVVVTALLGSGVEVRSWAIVEQLLLAVVLPMGVALAVRARYDDRVSSYEDSYTTVSAVMVILIIGGVTAANAGLVRSNLAVVATVALGAVALNAAGYALGWFGGRRAAGPTRTATTLSVGMRDFAVAAALVVAAGFPTVAALPAVTFGVVEMVSSAGLVRVFGRE; via the coding sequence ATGCGCGTCTCCTCGGTCGTCGACGACTATCTCCTCCTCTGGATTCTGCTGTCGGTCGGTGTCGGTCTCGCCGTCCCAGACGTCGCCATCGTCACGCGGGCGTCGACACCCATCCTCGCCGTCATGGTCGGCAGCATCTCGCTCACGCTGACGGTCGACGAGTTCCGGTCGGTCGACCGCTCGGCGCTCGGAGTCGTCCTCGTCGGCCACGTCGCCATGCCGTTTCTCGGCTTCGGCATCGCTCGACTCCTCGGGCTTTCGCCCGCACTCACGGCGGGGTTCGTCCTGCTCGGCGCGGTGACGCCCGAACTCGTGACGCCGACGATGACGGAACTCGCCGGGGGCGACACGGCACTCGCGTCGACGGCACTCGTCGTCGGCGGTCTCGGGAGTACGGTGTTCGTCCCGGTAGTCGTGACCGCGTTGCTCGGGTCGGGAGTCGAGGTGCGTTCGTGGGCAATTGTTGAGCAACTGCTGCTCGCCGTCGTCCTCCCGATGGGCGTCGCTCTCGCTGTCCGGGCGAGGTACGACGACCGAGTGAGTTCCTACGAGGACTCGTATACGACGGTCTCGGCGGTGATGGTGATTCTCATCATCGGCGGCGTGACCGCGGCGAACGCCGGACTCGTCCGGTCGAACCTCGCGGTCGTCGCCACCGTCGCGCTCGGAGCGGTCGCGCTGAACGCTGCGGGCTACGCGCTCGGCTGGTTCGGCGGGCGACGTGCCGCGGGACCGACGCGGACGGCGACGACGCTCTCGGTGGGGATGCGCGACTTCGCCGTCGCCGCGGCGTTGGTCGTCGCCGCGGGCTTTCCGACCGTCGCAGCACTCCCGGCCGTCACGTTCGGCGTCGTCGAGATGGTGTCGAGCGCGGGGCTGGTGCGCGTCTTCGGCAGGGAGTGA